In the Gossypium arboreum isolate Shixiya-1 chromosome 10, ASM2569848v2, whole genome shotgun sequence genome, one interval contains:
- the LOC108488063 gene encoding casbene synthase, chloroplastic-like: protein MAVQVQVQGSVLGNTNILLCLSKAPSPPFPMLIPLRLHKAKRCCFVAAHSTSSTKAEPLSSNHRESGRPLVNFPPDIWGDRFLTLSFDISELDRCSTQVEVLKETVKDMLMASTTDPLQNILLINCLCRLGVSHHFEIEIEQQLTHCFDTLSQLIHNSDNNLHDIAIMFQVFRSHGYNISSNIFNKFKDGDGEFKISDTKGMISLYEASQFRINGELILDEACTFTTSQLKSMVSQTSTHYAQYIENALYCPYQRGVPRLEARQYICFYEKDDDEARNETLLKFAKHDFNRIQMMLQQELSNLCSEWKEENMESRLPYARNRIVECFFSAIAIYFEPCYARACNIYAKLLTLVLIDDTYDAYNTYEELQYFTDVI from the exons ATGGCAGTCCAAGTCCAAGTCCAAGGCAGTGTTTTGGGCAACACCAACATCCTCCTTTGCCTCTCTAAGGCTCCCTCTCCACCATTCCCAATGCTTATTCCCCTACGCCTGCACAAGGCCAAGAGGTGCTGCTTTGTTGCAGCTCATTCCACAAGCTCCACAAAGGCTGAGCCATTAAGCAGTAACCATCGAGAAAGTGGTCGTCCGTTGGTCAACTTTCCCCCAGACATATGGGGTGATCGTTTCCTTACTCTTTCCTTTGATATCtcg GAACTTGATCGGTGCTCAACACAAGTTGAAGTGTTGAAAGAAACGGTGAAAGATATGTTAATGGCTTCTACAACTGATCCTTTACAAAATATTCTTTTGATAAATTGCTTATGTCGCCTAGGAGTTTCCCATCACTTCGAGATCGAAATAGAGCAACAATTAACTCACTGTTTTGATACATTAAGCCAACTCATTCATAATAGTGATAATAATTTGCACGATATCGCGATTATGTTTCAAGTTTTCAGATCTCATGGTTATAATATATCTTCAA ATATTTTCAACAAGTTCAAGGATGGGGATGGTGAGTTCAAAATTAGTGATACAAAAGGGATGATAAGTTTATACGAAGCTTCCCAATTTAGAATAAATGGCGAACTCATTCTTGATGAAGCTTGTACTTTCACAACATCGCAATTGAAATCTATGGTGAGCCAAACAAGTACACACTATGCCCAATACATCGAAAATGCCCTCTATTGTCCCTACCAAAGAGGGGTTCCAAGACTAGAAGCAaggcaatatatatgtttttacGAAAAAGATGATGATGAAGCAAGGAATGAGACATTACTAAAGTTTGCCAAGCATGATTTCAACCGGATCCAAATGATGCTTCAACAGGAACTAAGCAACCTTTGTAG TGAGTGGAAAGAAGAAAATATGGAATCAAGGCTTCCATATGCAAGAAATAGAATCGTGGAGTGCTTTTTCTCGGCAATAGCGATTTATTTTGAACCATGTTATGCACGTGCTTGCAACATATATGCTAAACTACTAACTTTAGTACTCATTGATGATACTTATGATGCGTATAATACCTATGAAGAACTCCAATATTTCACCGATGTAATCTAa